Proteins encoded by one window of Streptomyces uncialis:
- the ybeY gene encoding rRNA maturation RNase YbeY, whose translation MAIDVNNESGTQVDEHAILDIARYALGRMRIHPLSELSVIVVDTDAMEQLHIQWMDLPGPTDVMSFPMDELRPPAKDDDEPPQGLLGDIVLCPEVAERQGREADTDHTMDEELQLLTVHGVLHLLGYDHEEPDEKAEMFGLQAAIVDGWRQEKGLTGPSPAPTVS comes from the coding sequence ATGGCGATCGACGTCAACAACGAATCCGGCACCCAGGTCGACGAGCACGCGATCCTGGACATCGCGCGCTACGCCCTGGGCCGGATGCGTATCCACCCGCTCTCCGAACTGTCCGTGATCGTCGTGGACACCGACGCCATGGAACAGCTCCACATCCAGTGGATGGACCTGCCAGGGCCCACCGATGTCATGTCCTTCCCGATGGACGAGCTCAGGCCGCCCGCCAAGGACGACGACGAGCCACCGCAGGGCCTCCTCGGGGACATCGTGCTGTGCCCCGAGGTCGCCGAACGGCAGGGCCGTGAGGCCGACACCGACCACACCATGGACGAGGAGCTCCAGCTCCTGACCGTCCACGGTGTGCTGCACCTGCTCGGCTACGACCATGAGGAGCCCGACGAGAAGGCCGAGATGTTCGGCCTCCAGGCCGCGATCGTCGACGGTTGGCGGCAGGAGAAGGGCCTCACCGGCCCCTCGCCCGCCCCGACCGTCTCCTGA